The stretch of DNA GAATTTGATTCAATTCCAGAGATGAATGTTGCAGAAGTTGCGGATAAAGTTATGCAAAAGATTGAGGAGCAGAAGTATGATTTGATAGTTTCTAATTTTTGCAATATTGATGTAGTTGGACATACAGAAAACGAAAAAGCAATAATAAGAGCTATTAAAGCAGTTGATGATAAAGTTGGTGAAGTAGTTGCTCTTGCACAGAAAAGAGGGATGAGAATTATTATTACCGCAGATCATGGAACTGTAGAAAAAAGATATTTTCCAGAGGGTACAGTTGATACGGGGCATACGGACAGCAAAGTTCCCTTCATTTTTATTGATTCTGATTGTGATACCAAAAATTATTTAGCAGAAGATGGAGCGTTGACAGATATAGCACCAACAATTCTCAAATTGATTGGAATAGAAAAGCCAGAAGAGATGACAGGAAATTCCTTGCTTACGGATTATGAGCCCAAAATTAAAAAACCAGTATTATTGCTCATCCTTGATGGGTGGGGTTATAGAGAAGAAAGTTATGGAAATTTGATTAAACAAGCCAATCCAACTAATATGAATCGTATTATGCAAGAAAACTCTTTTATCACAATATACGCAGCAGGAGAATATGTCGGTATGCCAGATGGCACAGTGGGAAATTCTGAAGCAGGACACTTGCATATTGGTGCTGGCAGAGTGGTATTATCAGACAGATTGAAAATTGATAATTCCATAAAAGATGGTTCGTTCTATGAAAATAAAACGTTTAAATGGGCGGTTGAGGGAGCCAAAAAAGATAAAACAAATCTGCATTTGTTAGGTATTGTCTCATTTTACAGTTCTCATGGTTCTCTTCATCATCTTTTCGCATTAATGGATATGGCTAAGAAATATGGTGTTAAGAATATGTATATCCATTCAATGTTAGGTAGAAGGGGTGAAAGACCAGAGAGTGGTGCTCATTATATTGAAGAAGTTGAAGAAAAATGTGCCCAACTTGAACTGGGTAAGGTGGTCTCGGTTATTGGTAGAAAATGGGCAATGGACCGTGAACACAATTGGGATAGAATTGAAAAAGCTTACAGACTTTTTGTATATGGAGATGGTGATAAAGCCATTCTACATGATTCGGGTCGTAAAGGATAACGACCCGAAGTGGAAGATAATAAAAATGCCCGAGGATGGATGTCCCCGGGCATAATGTTATAGACAAATCAATCCTATTTCAGTAATATCATCTTTCCTGAATAAGCGCTCTTGCCAGCTTTTAAGATATAGAAGTAGATACCAGAAACAACTTCCTCTCCAGATTCATCTCTGCC from Candidatus Cloacimonadota bacterium encodes:
- a CDS encoding alkaline phosphatase family protein, with product MQKERYKFPMAKAIHRLYLQGEDDETMCPIAFFDSPNDMPIGRFEDGDYVIFYDIRGEREVEITEALTDLHFSHFPTKKMKLNFVTMIEYDPKLNTKVAFSRAHTVSNTLSEVVSKAGLHQIKIVESEKEVHLTYFLNGKNQKPFPNEERVIIDSPKVHEFDSIPEMNVAEVADKVMQKIEEQKYDLIVSNFCNIDVVGHTENEKAIIRAIKAVDDKVGEVVALAQKRGMRIIITADHGTVEKRYFPEGTVDTGHTDSKVPFIFIDSDCDTKNYLAEDGALTDIAPTILKLIGIEKPEEMTGNSLLTDYEPKIKKPVLLLILDGWGYREESYGNLIKQANPTNMNRIMQENSFITIYAAGEYVGMPDGTVGNSEAGHLHIGAGRVVLSDRLKIDNSIKDGSFYENKTFKWAVEGAKKDKTNLHLLGIVSFYSSHGSLHHLFALMDMAKKYGVKNMYIHSMLGRRGERPESGAHYIEEVEEKCAQLELGKVVSVIGRKWAMDREHNWDRIEKAYRLFVYGDGDKAILHDSGRKG